A single region of the Malaclemys terrapin pileata isolate rMalTer1 chromosome 4, rMalTer1.hap1, whole genome shotgun sequence genome encodes:
- the LOC128836643 gene encoding astacin-like metalloendopeptidase, with protein sequence MDLKMLLVFIASLLYSTLGFPVQERNGHAGANVTVYPTKSEVTPSSDILQSSQEAELATETDTQEDVFNRILKANADTTQRLREGDIVMTKSRSAIGCSDRSCFWPQSSDGIVRVPYVFAPDYDEAQKRWISEAMAEFEILTCIDFVNRTTESDYLNIKSGKGCWSHYGKTGGGQIVSVMKQGCMWKGVIQHELNHALGFLHEQGRSDRDSYVKIMWEYISSGNKGNFKKTDNSNNLGLQYDYSSVMHYGTNAFSNTPGKATIIPIPDASVPLGQRYGLSNLDVAKINKLYNCNRCSTILDSPSGSLSSDNYTSKYSGNATCFCLIRIPSKRVSLQFDAFSLKSSTDCKTEYVKIYDGVSQSSEVLLDKTCGTKSPPTVTASGRTMLVEFVRDGTGAATGFKISYTSVKTPRTT encoded by the exons ATGGACCTGAAGATGCTCCTAGTCTTTATTGCATCTCTCCTTTATTCAACTCTAGGCTTCCCTGTTCAG GAACGCAATGGACATGCTGGTGCAA ATGTTACTGTTTATCCTACGAAGAGTGAAGTGACCCCTTCTAGTGACATTTTACAGTCCTCTCAAG AAGCTGAGCTAGCTACAGAGACAGATACACAGGAAGACGTTTTTAACCGAATTTTGAAAGCTAACGCAG ACACCACCCAACGCTTGCGTGAAGGTGACATTGTTATGACAAAGAGCCGAAGTGCTATTGGCTGTTCAGATCGCTCATGTTTTTGGCCCCAATCCAGCGATGGCATTGTCCGTGTCCCCTATGTCTTCGCTCCCGACTATG atgaggcacaAAAACGGTGGATTAGTGAAGCCATGGCAGAGTTTGAAATTCTAACGTGTATTGATTTTGTGAATCGCACAACAGAATCTGACTATCTAAATATTAAGTCAGGGAAAGG CTGCTGGTCCCACTATGGAAAAACTGGAGGTGGCCAGATTGTGTCTGTGATGAAGCAAGGCTGCATGTGGAAAGGGGTAATTCAGCATGAACTGAACCATGCACTGGGCTTTCTACATGAACAGGGTCGAAGTGACAGAGACAGTTATGTAAAGATTATGTGGGAGTACATTAGTTCAG GTAATAAAGGCAACTTTAAGAAAACTGATAATTCCAACAACCTGGGCCTTCAATATGACTATTCCTCAGTGATGCACTATGGCAC AAATGCTTTCTCTAACACCCCTGGGAAAGCAACTATCATACCAATTCCTGATGCATCTGTACCTCTTGGACAAAGATATGGACTGAGTAACCTGGATGTGGCCAAAATCAACAAGCTCTATAACTGCA ATCGCTGCAGCACCATCCTTGATAGCCCATCTGGGTCACTGAGCTCTGACAACTACACGTCAAAATACTCAGGCAATGCTACCTGTTTCTGTCTCATCCGAATCCCATCCAAACGG GTTTCTCTGCAGTTTGATGCTTTTAGTCTGAAGTCCTCCACAGACTGTAAAACTGAATATGTTAAAATATATGATGGGGTCAGCCAGTcttctgaggttctactggacAAGACTTGTGGGACAAAGAGTCCCCCAACCGTAACAGCTTCTGGTAGAACTATGCTTGTGGAGTTTGTCAGGGATGGCACTGGTGCAGCCACTGGCTTCAAGATCTCCTACACCTCTG taaagACACCACGCACCACGTGA